GGATAAGACAGCCAGTTCGTGTTTTAATTTACGGAAACCCCACTGGAATGCTCCGTCTGCTTTTTTTGCAAGCGCAACGCAAAAAGGAAAGCGATGAGTAACAATCCAGCAGATACATAATAAACAGCCCGGACACCCTGCCATTCAGCAATAGCTCCCATCACCAGGGCAGAAGCGCCAAAAACGAGTAAATCAATCGTCCCCTTTGCTGACATGACATAGGGCAGTGCTGATTCTTCCGTCTCTTGCTGCAAAAGTGTCTGCTTGCTTACATGCACCATTTCCAAAAACGGGCCAAGCGCAAAGGAAAACAACAGTGCTACCAGCGCGTTCGTACTGCTGCCAAAACAAAAGGTAAAGAATCCGACGCCAATCGTACCGCAAATAATCCAGCGAAATAAATGGCGACGCATCCGCTCCGCATACATCAATAGCAGCGTCCCACCTGCAATAGCTCCAAGCATGTAACCGGCATTGATGTAGCCCCACCATTCTTCTCCTTGTCCAAGCACATTGAGGACAAATGGCAGCATAATCGCAGCGATCCACACACCCCCGGACAAGCCGATCACGACATCTATCGCGACCAGCAGTCGCAGTACAGGTACATCGCGAATGGTTTTCCATCCAGTGAGCCAGTTTGTTGTCTCCCTAGCTGCCTGTTCTTCACGCAGCTTTTCGCTTGCCGGTGCAATGCCTGTCATCGCGATCGTTGCCACAACATAGGCACCAACCGTTCCCCACAAAACATTACCCGCTCCCAACCAAGAAACGAGGAATCCCCCTGCGGCCCAACCGGCAAAATGAACGGTTTGATCCGAGGTGGCAAGCAAACCATTCGCTCGCATGAGGTCTTCTCGTCCGACCAACTGCGGCACCATGGCATTGCGCGCAGGGTTTGCCCAGCCATCCATAAAGGCGATCGTTGACCCCAATCCGAATAATAGCCAGATCCACTCTCCCTGCTCTCCTACACCGCTGCTGACAGCTAATGAGGCTGCAGCCAAAAGTATCGTCTTCAAGCCTTGCGACAGCACGAGCATTCCTGTCAACGACAATCGCTGAAACACCAACGGAGCCAACAAGCTGCTCACAGACTGCGAAGCCACGATGACAACCGGTATAAACGCCGTGTACATGACAGAGCCAGTTGCAGCGTAGATGATCGAAATAAACGCAACAATATAAAATACATCCCCAAGGTTGGCCAATGTCTGACCCGCCCAGAGGCAAATAAAGCGTCGATGCCACATGAAACACACCCTCCTGTCGGTTCAGGACCAGCCTATACGTCCTGATGGAATATGAAGTTATTCACACCGACTCGCCATCACAATGGAGGTGCACCTCTTTTCGCGAAAATTACCTTTTATTCTATTCCAGAATCAGAATGCTGTACAGATTTGTTTCGGAAAAAGCTGTAGTACACCCAGCCTGCGTTAATAAACAAGAAAGCACTCGTCATGTAAAAGACTCCGCTAATACTCACATAGCCTGCCAAAAAGCCACCAATCATTGGTCCAAGCATGCTGCCGATACTGACGAAGCTGTTGTTATAGCCGTAGACGCGACTGACCATATGTACAGGTGTTGCTCGTCTCAGCAAAGCATTGACGGATGGAAGCAATCCTCCCAACGATAATCCTAACAAAAACCGGAGCGCGACCAATTGCCATACCGTATGTACGAGACCTTGTGGAATGAAGATGATTGCGGCAGCCAAAAGCGAAAACAAGAGCACCTTTTGCGAACCAAACCGATCTCCTAAACGACCCAGCTGTGGGGAGGCAAAGACGTTTGCTACCCCCATGCATGCCTGGACAATACCAGCCCACAGTGCTACCTTTGCCCCTTCTGATCCAACTAATTGCGAAATGTAGATCGGCAACACAGGGATAATGCTAAACAACGCAAACTGGATCATTACGGTTACAAAAAAGAGCGCCGGGAGTTCTTTGGAAGAAAAGATCATCTGAAAATCTTCCCGCAGACTCGACCGTTCCTTTTTTTCAGGTGGAACAAAATTCTCTTTCACCATAAACGTAATGACCAAGGTCGCCAGTAATAATACGCAACCGGTAATCACAAAAATCATCCGAAAGCCGATCTTCTCCGCGAGAACGCCGCCAAATAGCGGTCCCATAATGGTTCCGGCCGTAATAAAAGACTGAAGCAACCCCGTTGCCCAGCCAATTCGTTCTTTTGGTACAGAGGATGCTACTAGTGCGGTACTTGCAGGGATGATTCCCCCTACGAGTCCATTGAGCAGACGAAGGATCAAAAGCTGCCACAGACTTCCCGCAAAACCGGTCAGTGCCATCGTAATAGACATGAAAAATCCCGAGCGCAAAATCATGATCTTGCGCCCGTGCTTATCGGCCAAATTGCCCCAAATAGGCGAGACGAGGCCCGCCGTCAAAAAGTTAGCTCCAAAAATAATCCCCGCCCAAGCCGTGACTTGATGAGGGTCTTCAATTCCGAAATCCTGCTGAATGAAAAGCGGTAAAAAAGGCATGATCATGCTCATCGCCACCATGACGAAAAACAACGATCCGCAGAGTACATATAAATTACGGCGCCATATCTCCATCGGATCTCCTCCAATCCCATCTGCTTATCCCAGTTGCGGGTCGGATGCACTTCCTAAATCTTGCACACTCCACAGGCCATAGTATACGCCCTTTCTCTCCAGCAATTGCTCATGCGTGCCTTCCTCAACGATTTGTCCCTCTTTCATGACAATGATTTTGTCCGCATGGGTAATCGTCGAAAGTCGATGGGCCACGATGAGTGTAGTTCTTCCTTTTGCCAATCTGGACAAAGACTCCTGAATCGTGTGCTCTGATTCCAAGTCGAGTGCAGACGTCGCCTCATCCAGAATCAGAATACCCGGGTCACGCAGGAAAACACGTGCAATCGCGATTCGCTGCTTTTGCCCGCCAGAGAGCTTTACGCCGCGCTCTCCCAGCTCCGTATGGTAGCCATTCGGTAATTCGCTAATAAAGTCATGGGCATTTGCCGCCTTCGCAGCTTCTTGCACAGCACTGTCATCTGCATCAGGATTGCCCATTAAAATATTCACTTTTGCTGATTCACTAAACAAAATATTATCTTGCTGCACCATCCCGATATGGTGACGCAAATTTTGCTGCTTCACATCGCGGATATCGATGCCATCAATCGTAATTTTCCCTTCTGTCACGTCCCAAAAACGCGGCAGTAAGCTAATCAACGAAGATTTTCCGCCGCCTGACATCCCGACAATCGCAACTGTTTCACCAGAAGAGATGTTCAGATTCACATTGTTCAAGACAAGAGGGCCTTCCTCCCGATAGCGGAAGGACACGTTCTCAAAGCGAATTTCGCCGCGAATGCGTTTGGTTGCAGGGTCTACAGGCAACTCCCCTGCGTTTGGCTTGTCGACGATATCGTACGATTCATCGATAAACTCGAACATACGGTCCATCGAGGCAATTGCCTGTGTCAATACCGTACTGGAATTGACCAAGCGTCGTAGCGGCGTGTACAAGCGATCCAAATAAACATAAAACGCAACCAAAGTCCCTACGCTCATGCTCCCGCCAATAACTTGATAGCCAGCATAAGCAATGACCAGGAGCGGTGCGATATCCGTCACCGTATTAATTACAGCAAAAGTTCGCGCATTCCAGCGTGTTTGCGCCAGTGCCTTATCCAAAAACTGATTGTTTTCCTTTGCGAATTCCTTGCTTTCCTGCTGCTCCAAGGCAAAGCTGCGGATGAGCGCCATCCCATTGACGCGTTCATACAAATATCCTTGCAAACGCGCCAGTGCCGCAGAACGATCCTTGGTTAATTGACGCAAGCGCTTGTAGAAAAATTTGACGGAAATACTGTACAAAGGGAAAACGACAATCGCCACAAGTGTCAGTTCCACATCCATGTAGAGCATGATCGCCAGTGTCAGGATGATCGTAATCAGGTCCAACCAGAGATTCATCAATCCCGTTTCCACGAAGCTTTTGGTTGATTCCACGTCGTTAATGACGCGAGAGATGACCTCACCCGTTTTTGTATTGTTGTAGTAGCGCATCGACAGTCGTTGTAAATGAGAAAACAATTGATTGCGGATGTCAAACAAGATACGACTAGATACCCACTGTGCATAGTATTGCCGGATGTACTCAACAGGGGCGCGAACGACGGTAAATAACAAAAAGGCCCCGAGCATCAGCCAAAATAACTGCTTCAGCTTTTCCTCTTGAGGAAGCGGACTTGGCAGCAGGTCATCAATGACGTATTTGATCAGAAGCGGCAGAGCAAGTGGGATCGCAAACTTTATAATACCAATGAATATAGTGCCCAATATTTGTTTCCAATAGGGCAGGACATAAGCCAAATAGCGGCGTATGCTCAACCATCATACCTCCTTTGCAAACAAGGAAATCCCTCCCCCGGTCATTCGGGAAAGGGATTATTCCTCATCATCTCGCACTAAAAGATAACGCTCGTACCAACGTTGGACGAATCCGTTTTGAAAAGGGCCACGTCGTGCGCTTACCCAATCCAGCACCTCTCGCAATGCTGTCTGCACTCTTTCCACAACAAATGGAGGATAGTTCATCTGTTTGCTATGCAAAAGAAACTCCTCTTCGTCGAGAATCGAGTACGTCATATCAGGAAACACTTTTACGTCGAGATCATAGTCTATGTAGCTTAGCAATTGTCCCTTCATGCTGAAGGGCGAACCAATGTTGCAATAATAATAAATACCGTCATCACGAATCATGGCAATGGTATTGAACCACTGGCCTCTACCAAATGTACAAATGGCCGGTTCACGCGTACGCCATTCCCGCCCGTCTGCTTCTGTCACCTTGACCCGATCATTTCCCCCAATCACCACCGCATCACTGGTATGAATCAACGTAGATTTGTCCCATATGCGGTGCAACGAATGGTCATGTTTATAACTTTCTATGCGGATATTGGAGCCCGGAGTTGGTGACATGACTCTCCCCTTTCTTCTCTTCTCTATTTGAATGGGGACAAGCCTCCTTTAAGAAGAGAGCTTTTTGGAAAGTGTAACATATTTTTGTACTTCATAGCCAAGTGAAAGGTAAAACGGAAGGACTTCCGGATTTGATTGATTGACCATGATCAAGACGTTATTGACACCTCGTTGCTTGAAACGCTTTTCAATTGCTTCAACGAGTTCGCGACCAATACCTGAGCCTTGCATCTCTGGAAGTACAGCCAATCGGTAGAAATAGGCACGTGCTCCGTCGATCGTGCCAACCACGACCCCTACAACTCTGCCTTCAATTTCTGCAACCATTACCAGATCGCTGTCCCAAGCCAAATGCTGGGCCAAATCGTTCAATGACTCTTTGTCCGATTGGTCCAACCCCGTCTCCTGCCAAATACGTGTGATAGCCGAATAGTCACCGAGTCGAAACGGACGAATCAGCATGTGTTGCCTCCTTCGTAACCTTCTTCCTCTATTGTACAACACATGGACAACTTTGTCTTGTGTCGCAACACCACAAAGTCTCCAACTCCATACTCCATCTGCCATAAATAATTATGTCAAAAGAGAAATACCGCCGTCTACAATCAATGTTTGTCCGCGAACCATCCACGCTTTGTCAGAGAGCAAGAATATCACCGCATTAGCCAAATCTTCCGGCTCCACAATGCGTCCTGCTGGCGTACGCTCTGCTGAGCTGCCGAGCAATTCTTCACGATTCGGGAAATGCTTGAGTGCATCCGTATCCACCGCTCCGCCAGAAACAGCGTTTACTACAATATTATGCGGTGCGAGCTCGACTGCCAAATAACGAGTAATCGCTTCTACAGCTGCCTTCGATACGCCAACCGCTGTATAGTTGTCGAGAACTCGAATGGACCCAAGGCTGGACAAGCTCACGATTTTTCCGCCGTTGCCGCCCTTGATCATTAGTTTTGCCGCTTCTTGTGCACAGAACAACAGCGCCTTGCTGTTAATTTCCATGGTCCAGTCCCAATGGCTCTCTTCCAGCTCCATCAGTGGACGTAGTACACCCGATGCCGCATTGTTCACAAATACATCCAAGCGACCGAATTCCTGGTCAATTTCTGCGAACAACTCTTTGATTTTTGCTACATCCCCTACATTGGCTTTGATCAGATGGACACGAGCGCCCTTTGCTTCCAGCTCTGCTGCCGCTTCTCTTGCTGCAGTGCGGTTACGCAAATAGTTCAGCACCAGGTCATAGCCCTGTTCCGCCAATTGAAGCGCAATCGCTTTTCCGATTCCTCGCGTACCGCCAGTAACCAGTGCTACTTTTTTCGTTGTATTCATAAAAAAGATTACCTCCCAACCTGACCAACTATTAATAGCAGGTACTAATAAGTAAAAATCACTTATTCATTATACAACTCCACCTGCGCTTTTTCTACCTACGGAAAAAATCCCGGCATGACTTGATCCTCTCGACTATAGCCATACTAAGCTCGCAGTATCAGGCAAACCACTACCACATAAGGAGGAATGGCAGGGTGTACATAGGTCGGGAATTGTCCGAATTAACCATGGTACCACTGGCTGATTGGGAAATGAATGAGCTGCTTTATTACCATCACAGTTTTTCACAATTAGCAGCTTACCTCAGTGCAGAAGGAGCCTCTCTTCACGTCAAAGTCATCCATGAGCTTGAATCCCGTGGGCCAGCGAATGGAGATAGCGGGGGATGGGATCATTCCTCGTCACCTATTTACGATTAAGTAAAAAACCCGGCTGCTCGTGTATGTAAACACGGCGCCGGGCTTACTTTTAGATACGGAACTTGCCGATCTGGATTTGCAATTCCTCCGCGAGGTGTTCGAGAGAAACGGCTGAGGAAGCGATTTCTTCCATAGAGGCTAGCTGCTCCTGGGCAGCTGCGGATACACTTTGTGTTCCATCAGACGCTTGCAGTGTCACTTCGGAAATATGACCAATGATCTCAACCACTTGCTGTGCCCTTGTAGAGAAATCACGCGTCGCTTCCGATACCTGACCGATTTTCTCTGCCACTTCATTGACGGCTGATTGAATTTGTTCGAAGGACTGGCCGGCTTCGTTCACTTTTTCAATACCTTCTGTTACTTCACGCTTGCTCTGATCCATCACAATCACGGCATGGTTTGTCTCCGCTTGGATCGCGGTGATCAGCTGACTAATTTGTTGTGCCGAGCTTGCGGATTGCTCGGCCAGCTTGCGTACCTCATCAGCCACCACAGCAAAGCCTCGTCCATACTCCCCTGCTCGAGCCGCTTCAATTGCCGCATTTAGTGCGAGCAGGTTGGTTTGATTTGCGATGGCAGTGATCACATCCACGATGTTTCCGATTTCTTGGGAACGCGTCCCCAGATTATCCACGACTTTTGCCAGACCGTGAATCGATTCGCTGGATGCATTCATTTGCAGCACTGCCGATTGAATGGCTTTGTTTCCGGTCACTGCCAAGTCCGACGATTCCTGGGCTGCGGTGAATACATTTTGTGTATGCTCTACGATCTGACCGATTCTTGCCGACATTTGTTCGACTGCTGCGTTACCCTCCTGCGTATGGGAGACTTGCTGCTCGGTTCCCTCCGCCATTTCTTGCATGGTCTCGGCGATCTGTTCTGTCGCTTTGCTTGTCTGATCCGCACTTGCAGCGAGTTGCTCTGCCGAAGAAGCCAGCTGCTGAACAGAATCATTCACAGAATGGAGCAAGGAACGAAGAGATTCCGCCATATGATTGAAGGCTTTGCCCAACGTCCCCAACTCATCGTCACTTCGTATATCTACTTGCTGTGTCACATCGCCTTGGCTCATTTTTTCCGCTGCTTCTGTTAACATGCGCAAAGGACGGATTAAGGAGCGCAAAATCAAGTAAATGACTCCGCCAGCTACCACCAGCGCAGCTATTATAATCACGAGCATGGTGTAAAAAATCGGATTTGCTGCTTCTGCTGCTTCACTGTCATACATCACGCCTATAAGCTTCCAACCCGTATTTTCATTCGTAGTAAACACGGCTTGGACGGGCTTTCCTTCGTGCTGAAATTGTAAACGACCTGACTCTTCTGCATATACTGTATCCGTCCAAGACTCTGCAACCTCAACGCCAGACTCCCCATTTGGATTGACCAGCATTTTTCGGTTTTTATCCAAAATCGCCATATATCCTTGGGTACCGATTTTCGCTTGCTTGACCGTCGCGTCCAGCGCTGTCAGTTGAATATCAATTCCCAGAACTCCGGATTTATCTGGCAAGGACATCGCCACTCCCAACACGACTTTTCCGGTTATCGCATCAATGTATGGGTCCACAATGACGCTCTTTCCTGGTTGCTTCATGGCGGCTATGTACCAATCCCTCTTTCTTGGGTCGAATCCGTCGGGAAGCTTGGAATCAGTCGCAGTCAACATGCCACCATTCTCATCCCCGATATAAGCTTCACTTACTTCTGGGTTCATCGCGAGAAAACGCTGCAATTGCTTTTTCGTTTCCATTTTGGTCTCTTCTAAGATGTCATGGCGTACAATATCAGAAGCAATCCATTCCACATTCCTTGATTGCTCCAGCAGTGTGTGATTCAAAAGCTCATCTATCAACCGAACGTTTTCAGAGGCAGTCGTAAGCAATTCATCTGACAACTCTGCCTTGGCACTCTGATAAGAGAGCAACCCCAGCAAAAGCATGGGGATCACTAATATTGTGGAAAATGTAGCGATTAGCTTAGATTTTACAGTAAGTCTGGGTGTTTTCATTCGCTAGCATCACCTTTCTGCGTGTCCTGATTGTCCTATATTGATACCCGCTATATGCCTAATGGTAAACCTTCATTTGCCCACTAAACTGCACATTCGTTTATTATTTATTATTTTTTATTATATTCAGAATATACTTTCTTCTAGAAATAGGTAAAAAATCGCTTTACAACAAGAAAAAAATGCCATATTCTAAGAGTACGTTCCACACACTACTACTACGGAAAGAAAGGAGGCAGCACCATGATGATGATAGCAATGAACCTAAATCTAGCTCTTATTGATCGTCTTGTGGTTGTTCCAACTGAATATAGCAGCGCCTCCTGGGTCGACGAATTCCAGTAGTATTCGTACTATTCAACATTTCCATTTCGTCTATTACCGACCACAGGCGTTGTTGCTTGTGGTCTTTCTATGCCCTTCAAAACGGCATGTCCGTTTGTTGATGCCAGAAGACCGCAGGCTTTCGCCCGTGGTCTTTTTCTTTCTCATCAATTAATATTTTCCACCTTGAAAGGGGGTGATTGGTAATGGTACTGAACTTTTTGCTTTTCACAGTCAAGATTGAACGCAATAAGGAACAAGCGGAGACACTTTTCGCAGAATCTGCTCGCTGTCGCTATCTCGAAGAACGCGCCGAAGAACATGCTTTTGAAGCTGCACAATTTGTGAGCCGCATTTAATGGACGAAACACGATTACTTGACTACAGGAGGGATTTTGTTATGAAAAACAAACAACGGCGTCAGATGATGAGGTTTACAGGAGTCAAAGCGATAGATGGTAGCTGACTGCACCAAACTAACGGGATGGGAGGGATACACTCATGTACATTCCAATGATTTTCTTCACAATCATTATCGAGAAACGGAAATTGACACCGAAGCAAATTGAAGCAAAATACATGCAACAGCAAGCGCTGAAACGCATCGAAGAACAAAAGCATCAGATCGTGACACAATTTCCAGAGTTTTTGATTCGATAAAAAGAAACGTTTTTACAAAGATCATGTCTGCGGGGGCATGATCTTTTTATTTTCCACTGCTCTTTCCCTCTCTCGAAGCTTTATAATGGATTCAAACAGAGAAGCGTGGGGAGTGAAATCATGGAGTATCAAATCGTCTTTTTAGACATTGATGGAACACTCGTCAATGAAGAGAAAATCATACCACCGGATACACTCGAAGCCATTCAAGAGCTGCAAAGAAACAAGATCGAGGTTGTCTTAGCAACAGGCAGAGCTCATTATTATTTTGACGAGCTTGCCCAGCAGTGCGGCATCGACTCGTATGTCAGTTGCAATGGCGCATATGTCGTCTATCAAGGAAAAACCATTTATGATCGCCCCATCCCGCCCCAAACACTCGAACAGTTGCAGCAGATCGCGACCCAGCACGACCATCCCATCGTGTTTCAAGGCAGGACGGCGGGCTTTTCTACCCATAAGCAGCATCCTTATTTGGATTGGACCTTTCAGCAATTGAAGCTTGATTCCCCCGATCACAATGCAGACTTCGCCCATTCTGAAAATATTTATCAAGCGCTGTTGTTTACGCCAGATGCACACGAACAACAATACAGAGAAGAGATTCCCGCTCTCTCGTTTATACGCTGGCATGAGTATTGTATGGATGTATTTGCGAAAGGCGGTTCCAAAGCGCTTGGTATTGAAGCGCTCCTCTCGCATATCGGGCTTGCGCCAAGCAAGGCAGTTGCTTTTGGAGACGGTCTGAATGACAAAGAAATGCTCTCTTATGTTGGGATGGGAATCGCGATGGGCAATGCACATGAAGCTTTGTTGCCGCATGCCAATTATGTAACGCGCCACGTCGATGATGGCGGGATATCTCACGGCTTGCGTCACATCGGTCTGATGAAATAAATAAAAGCTGCCGAGAAATACTCGACAGCTTTGCCTACTTGTTATTTTTGTCCCAACAGCTCTCGAATTTTTTGATGCGCCATCGGAATGGTGTAAGCATCTAATTCCTCCCAAGCTGCGTATCTTGCTTGAGCGGGGAGCTCTTCCCCTTCGATCCAGTCACAGGACCATACTTGCATGTTCCACTGCAAATGGGAGAAGACGTGCTGAACCGTACCTATCGGCTGCATGACTTCTACATCGATTCCGAATCGTTCACGCAAACCAACTGCAAGTGCCTCCTGCTTGGCAGCATCACTTTCCTGTTCGGTTTCAACTGTAGGGAATT
This genomic stretch from Brevibacillus sp. DP1.3A harbors:
- a CDS encoding MFS transporter; protein product: MWHRRFICLWAGQTLANLGDVFYIVAFISIIYAATGSVMYTAFIPVVIVASQSVSSLLAPLVFQRLSLTGMLVLSQGLKTILLAAASLAVSSGVGEQGEWIWLLFGLGSTIAFMDGWANPARNAMVPQLVGREDLMRANGLLATSDQTVHFAGWAAGGFLVSWLGAGNVLWGTVGAYVVATIAMTGIAPASEKLREEQAARETTNWLTGWKTIRDVPVLRLLVAIDVVIGLSGGVWIAAIMLPFVLNVLGQGEEWWGYINAGYMLGAIAGGTLLLMYAERMRRHLFRWIICGTIGVGFFTFCFGSSTNALVALLFSFALGPFLEMVHVSKQTLLQQETEESALPYVMSAKGTIDLLVFGASALVMGAIAEWQGVRAVYYVSAGLLLIAFLFALRLQKKQTEHSSGVSVN
- a CDS encoding MFS transporter, whose protein sequence is MEIWRRNLYVLCGSLFFVMVAMSMIMPFLPLFIQQDFGIEDPHQVTAWAGIIFGANFLTAGLVSPIWGNLADKHGRKIMILRSGFFMSITMALTGFAGSLWQLLILRLLNGLVGGIIPASTALVASSVPKERIGWATGLLQSFITAGTIMGPLFGGVLAEKIGFRMIFVITGCVLLLATLVITFMVKENFVPPEKKERSSLREDFQMIFSSKELPALFFVTVMIQFALFSIIPVLPIYISQLVGSEGAKVALWAGIVQACMGVANVFASPQLGRLGDRFGSQKVLLFSLLAAAIIFIPQGLVHTVWQLVALRFLLGLSLGGLLPSVNALLRRATPVHMVSRVYGYNNSFVSIGSMLGPMIGGFLAGYVSISGVFYMTSAFLFINAGWVYYSFFRNKSVQHSDSGIE
- a CDS encoding ABC transporter ATP-binding protein, with the protein product MSIRRYLAYVLPYWKQILGTIFIGIIKFAIPLALPLLIKYVIDDLLPSPLPQEEKLKQLFWLMLGAFLLFTVVRAPVEYIRQYYAQWVSSRILFDIRNQLFSHLQRLSMRYYNNTKTGEVISRVINDVESTKSFVETGLMNLWLDLITIILTLAIMLYMDVELTLVAIVVFPLYSISVKFFYKRLRQLTKDRSAALARLQGYLYERVNGMALIRSFALEQQESKEFAKENNQFLDKALAQTRWNARTFAVINTVTDIAPLLVIAYAGYQVIGGSMSVGTLVAFYVYLDRLYTPLRRLVNSSTVLTQAIASMDRMFEFIDESYDIVDKPNAGELPVDPATKRIRGEIRFENVSFRYREEGPLVLNNVNLNISSGETVAIVGMSGGGKSSLISLLPRFWDVTEGKITIDGIDIRDVKQQNLRHHIGMVQQDNILFSESAKVNILMGNPDADDSAVQEAAKAANAHDFISELPNGYHTELGERGVKLSGGQKQRIAIARVFLRDPGILILDEATSALDLESEHTIQESLSRLAKGRTTLIVAHRLSTITHADKIIVMKEGQIVEEGTHEQLLERKGVYYGLWSVQDLGSASDPQLG
- a CDS encoding DUF402 domain-containing protein: MSPTPGSNIRIESYKHDHSLHRIWDKSTLIHTSDAVVIGGNDRVKVTEADGREWRTREPAICTFGRGQWFNTIAMIRDDGIYYYCNIGSPFSMKGQLLSYIDYDLDVKVFPDMTYSILDEEEFLLHSKQMNYPPFVVERVQTALREVLDWVSARRGPFQNGFVQRWYERYLLVRDDEE
- a CDS encoding GNAT family N-acetyltransferase, encoding MLIRPFRLGDYSAITRIWQETGLDQSDKESLNDLAQHLAWDSDLVMVAEIEGRVVGVVVGTIDGARAYFYRLAVLPEMQGSGIGRELVEAIEKRFKQRGVNNVLIMVNQSNPEVLPFYLSLGYEVQKYVTLSKKLSS
- the fabL gene encoding enoyl-[acyl-carrier-protein] reductase FabL, whose amino-acid sequence is MNTTKKVALVTGGTRGIGKAIALQLAEQGYDLVLNYLRNRTAAREAAAELEAKGARVHLIKANVGDVAKIKELFAEIDQEFGRLDVFVNNAASGVLRPLMELEESHWDWTMEINSKALLFCAQEAAKLMIKGGNGGKIVSLSSLGSIRVLDNYTAVGVSKAAVEAITRYLAVELAPHNIVVNAVSGGAVDTDALKHFPNREELLGSSAERTPAGRIVEPEDLANAVIFLLSDKAWMVRGQTLIVDGGISLLT
- a CDS encoding methyl-accepting chemotaxis protein, with protein sequence MKTPRLTVKSKLIATFSTILVIPMLLLGLLSYQSAKAELSDELLTTASENVRLIDELLNHTLLEQSRNVEWIASDIVRHDILEETKMETKKQLQRFLAMNPEVSEAYIGDENGGMLTATDSKLPDGFDPRKRDWYIAAMKQPGKSVIVDPYIDAITGKVVLGVAMSLPDKSGVLGIDIQLTALDATVKQAKIGTQGYMAILDKNRKMLVNPNGESGVEVAESWTDTVYAEESGRLQFQHEGKPVQAVFTTNENTGWKLIGVMYDSEAAEAANPIFYTMLVIIIAALVVAGGVIYLILRSLIRPLRMLTEAAEKMSQGDVTQQVDIRSDDELGTLGKAFNHMAESLRSLLHSVNDSVQQLASSAEQLAASADQTSKATEQIAETMQEMAEGTEQQVSHTQEGNAAVEQMSARIGQIVEHTQNVFTAAQESSDLAVTGNKAIQSAVLQMNASSESIHGLAKVVDNLGTRSQEIGNIVDVITAIANQTNLLALNAAIEAARAGEYGRGFAVVADEVRKLAEQSASSAQQISQLITAIQAETNHAVIVMDQSKREVTEGIEKVNEAGQSFEQIQSAVNEVAEKIGQVSEATRDFSTRAQQVVEIIGHISEVTLQASDGTQSVSAAAQEQLASMEEIASSAVSLEHLAEELQIQIGKFRI
- a CDS encoding Cof-type HAD-IIB family hydrolase codes for the protein MEYQIVFLDIDGTLVNEEKIIPPDTLEAIQELQRNKIEVVLATGRAHYYFDELAQQCGIDSYVSCNGAYVVYQGKTIYDRPIPPQTLEQLQQIATQHDHPIVFQGRTAGFSTHKQHPYLDWTFQQLKLDSPDHNADFAHSENIYQALLFTPDAHEQQYREEIPALSFIRWHEYCMDVFAKGGSKALGIEALLSHIGLAPSKAVAFGDGLNDKEMLSYVGMGIAMGNAHEALLPHANYVTRHVDDGGISHGLRHIGLMK